Proteins co-encoded in one Mycobacterium mantenii genomic window:
- the rpoB gene encoding DNA-directed RNA polymerase subunit beta produces the protein MADFRQSKTDRPQSSSNGSSSNGSVPGAPNRVSFAKLREPLEVPGLLDVQIDSFEWLIGAPRWREAAAARGDVTPVGGLEEVLYELSPIEDFSGSMSLSFSDPRFDEVKAPVDECKDKDMTYAAPLFVTAEFINNNTGEIKSQTVFMGDFPMMTEKGTFIINGTERVVVSQLVRSPGVYFDESIDKSTEKLLHSVKVIPSRGAWLEFDVDKRDTVGVRIDRKRRQPVTVLLKALGWTNEQITERFGFSEIMMSTLEKDNTAGTDEALLDIYRKLRPGEPPTKESAQTLLENLFFKEKRYDLARVGRYKVNKKLGLHAGEPITSSTLTEEDVVATIEYLVRLHHSRTDGQPAVMTVPGGTEVPVETDDIDHFGNRRLRTVGELIQNQIRVGMSRMERVVRERMTTQDVEAITPQTLINIRPVVAAIKEFFGTSQLSQFMDQNNPLSGLTHKRRLSALGPGGLSRERAGLEVRDVHPSHYGRMCPIETPEGPNIGLIGSLSVYARVNPFGFIETPYRKVVDGVVSDEIHYLTADEEDRHVVAQANSPIDSKGRFEESRVLVRRKAGEVEYVPSSEVDYMDVSPRQMVSVATAMIPFLEHDDANRALMGANMQRQAVPLVRSEAPLVGTGMELRAAIDAGDVVVAEKAGVIEEVSADYITVMADDGTRHTYRMRKFERSNHGTCANQSPIVDAGARVEAGQVIADGPCTENGEMALGKNLLVAVMPWEGHNYEDAIILSNRLVEEDVLTSIHIEEHEIDARDTKLGAEEITRDIPNVSDEVLADLDERGIVRIGAEVRDGDILVGKVTPKGETELTPEERLLRAIFGEKAREVRDTSLKVPHGESGKVIGIRVFSREDDDELPAGVNELVRVYVAQKRKISDGDKLAGRHGNKGVIGKILPQEDMPFLPDGTPVDIILNTHGVPRRMNIGQILETHLGWVAKSGWNIDGSPDWAVNLPEQLRHAQPNQIVSTPVFDGAKEEELQGMLSCTLPNRDGEVMVDGDGKAVLFDGRSGEPFPYPVTVGYMYIMKLHHLVDDKIHARSTGPYSMITQQPLGGKAQFGGQRFGEMECWAMQAYGAAYTLQELLTIKSDDTVGRVKVYEAIVKGENIPEPGIPESFKVLLKELQSLCLNVEVLSSDGAAIELREGEDEDLERAAANLGINLSRNESASVEDLA, from the coding sequence TTGGCAGATTTCCGCCAGAGCAAGACGGATCGCCCACAAAGTTCCTCTAACGGAAGTTCCTCAAACGGCTCCGTGCCCGGAGCGCCCAACCGAGTCTCCTTCGCCAAGCTCCGCGAACCCCTCGAGGTTCCGGGCCTGCTTGACGTGCAGATCGACTCTTTCGAATGGTTGATCGGCGCGCCGCGCTGGCGTGAGGCCGCCGCCGCCCGTGGGGACGTGACTCCGGTGGGTGGCCTGGAAGAGGTGCTCTACGAGCTCTCGCCGATCGAGGACTTCTCCGGCTCGATGTCCCTGTCGTTCTCCGACCCGCGTTTCGACGAGGTCAAGGCACCGGTCGACGAGTGCAAAGACAAGGACATGACGTACGCGGCCCCGCTGTTCGTCACCGCCGAGTTCATCAACAACAACACCGGCGAGATCAAGAGCCAGACGGTGTTCATGGGTGACTTCCCGATGATGACCGAGAAGGGCACCTTCATCATCAACGGCACCGAGCGTGTGGTGGTCAGTCAGCTGGTCCGCTCGCCCGGTGTGTACTTCGACGAGAGCATCGACAAGTCGACCGAGAAGCTGCTGCACAGCGTCAAGGTGATCCCGAGCCGGGGTGCCTGGCTGGAGTTCGACGTCGACAAGCGCGACACCGTCGGCGTCCGCATCGACCGCAAGCGCCGCCAGCCGGTCACCGTGCTGCTCAAGGCGCTGGGCTGGACCAACGAGCAGATCACCGAGCGGTTCGGCTTCTCCGAGATCATGATGTCGACGCTGGAGAAGGACAACACCGCCGGCACCGACGAGGCGCTGCTGGACATCTACCGCAAGCTGCGTCCGGGCGAGCCGCCGACCAAGGAGTCCGCGCAGACCCTGCTGGAGAACCTGTTCTTCAAGGAGAAGCGCTACGACCTGGCCCGCGTGGGCCGCTACAAGGTCAACAAGAAGCTCGGCCTGCACGCCGGCGAGCCCATCACGTCGTCGACCCTGACCGAGGAAGACGTCGTCGCCACTATCGAGTACCTGGTGCGCCTGCACCACTCCCGTACGGATGGCCAGCCCGCTGTCATGACTGTCCCCGGCGGCACCGAGGTGCCGGTGGAGACCGACGACATCGACCACTTCGGTAACCGCCGGCTGCGCACCGTGGGCGAGCTGATCCAGAACCAGATCCGGGTCGGCATGTCCCGGATGGAGCGCGTGGTCCGGGAGCGGATGACCACCCAGGACGTCGAGGCCATCACGCCGCAGACCCTGATCAACATCCGGCCGGTCGTCGCCGCGATCAAGGAGTTCTTCGGCACCAGCCAGCTGTCGCAGTTCATGGACCAGAACAACCCGCTGTCCGGGCTGACCCACAAGCGCCGGCTCTCGGCGCTGGGCCCGGGCGGTCTGTCCCGTGAGCGCGCTGGCCTGGAGGTCCGTGACGTCCACCCGTCGCACTACGGCCGCATGTGCCCGATCGAAACCCCGGAGGGTCCGAACATCGGCCTGATCGGGTCGCTGTCGGTGTACGCCCGGGTCAACCCGTTCGGGTTCATCGAGACGCCGTACCGCAAGGTCGTCGACGGTGTCGTCTCCGACGAGATCCACTACCTGACCGCCGACGAGGAGGACCGCCACGTCGTGGCGCAGGCCAACTCGCCGATCGACAGCAAGGGCCGGTTCGAGGAGTCACGCGTCCTGGTCCGCCGGAAGGCGGGCGAGGTCGAGTACGTGCCCTCGTCCGAGGTGGACTACATGGACGTGTCGCCGCGCCAGATGGTGTCGGTGGCCACGGCCATGATCCCGTTCCTCGAGCACGACGACGCCAACCGCGCCCTGATGGGTGCCAACATGCAGCGCCAGGCGGTTCCGCTGGTGCGCAGCGAGGCACCGCTGGTGGGTACCGGTATGGAGCTGCGTGCGGCGATCGACGCCGGCGACGTGGTGGTGGCCGAGAAGGCCGGGGTGATCGAGGAGGTCTCCGCCGACTACATCACCGTGATGGCCGACGACGGCACCCGGCACACCTACCGGATGCGCAAGTTCGAGCGGTCCAATCACGGCACCTGCGCCAACCAGTCGCCGATCGTCGACGCGGGCGCGCGGGTCGAGGCCGGCCAGGTCATTGCAGACGGTCCGTGCACGGAGAACGGTGAGATGGCGCTGGGCAAGAACCTGCTCGTCGCTGTCATGCCGTGGGAGGGCCACAACTACGAGGACGCGATCATCCTCTCCAACCGCCTGGTTGAGGAGGACGTGCTCACCTCGATCCACATCGAGGAGCACGAGATCGACGCCCGCGACACCAAGCTGGGCGCCGAGGAGATCACCCGGGACATCCCGAACGTCTCCGATGAGGTGCTGGCCGACCTCGACGAGCGCGGCATCGTGCGCATCGGCGCCGAGGTTCGCGACGGCGACATCCTGGTCGGCAAGGTCACCCCGAAGGGTGAGACCGAGCTGACGCCGGAGGAGCGGCTGCTGCGCGCGATCTTCGGGGAGAAGGCCCGCGAGGTCCGCGACACCTCCCTGAAGGTGCCGCACGGCGAGTCCGGCAAGGTCATCGGCATCCGGGTGTTCTCCCGCGAGGACGACGACGAGCTGCCGGCCGGTGTCAACGAGCTGGTGCGCGTCTACGTGGCCCAGAAGCGCAAGATCTCCGACGGCGACAAGCTCGCCGGACGCCACGGCAACAAGGGCGTCATCGGCAAGATCCTGCCGCAGGAGGACATGCCGTTCCTGCCGGACGGCACGCCGGTCGACATCATCCTGAACACCCACGGTGTGCCGCGACGGATGAACATCGGTCAGATCTTGGAGACCCACCTCGGGTGGGTGGCCAAGTCCGGCTGGAACATCGACGGCTCGCCCGACTGGGCGGTCAACCTGCCCGAGCAGCTGCGGCACGCGCAGCCGAACCAGATCGTGTCGACGCCGGTGTTCGACGGCGCCAAGGAGGAGGAGCTGCAGGGCATGCTGTCCTGCACGCTGCCCAACCGCGACGGTGAGGTCATGGTCGACGGCGACGGCAAGGCGGTGCTGTTCGACGGCCGCAGCGGGGAGCCGTTCCCGTACCCGGTGACCGTTGGCTACATGTACATCATGAAGCTGCACCACCTGGTGGACGACAAGATCCACGCCCGTTCCACCGGTCCGTACTCGATGATCACGCAGCAGCCGCTGGGTGGTAAGGCGCAGTTCGGTGGCCAGCGCTTCGGTGAGATGGAGTGCTGGGCCATGCAGGCCTACGGCGCCGCGTACACGCTGCAGGAGCTGTTGACCATCAAGTCCGACGACACCGTCGGCCGGGTCAAGGTGTACGAGGCGATCGTCAAGGGCGAGAACATCCCGGAGCCGGGTATTCCCGAGTCCTTCAAGGTGTTGCTCAAGGAGCTGCAGTCGCTCTGCCTCAACGTCGAGGTGCTCTCCTCGGACGGCGCGGCGATCGAGTTGCGCGAAGGCGAGGACGAAGACCTCGAGCGGGCGGCGGCAAACCTGGGAATCAACCTGTCCCGCAACGAATCTGCGTCTGTTGAGGACCTGGCTTAG